The following are from one region of the Acanthopagrus latus isolate v.2019 chromosome 2, fAcaLat1.1, whole genome shotgun sequence genome:
- the LOC119031750 gene encoding P2Y purinoceptor 13-like — MNTTLSNTSVVSKCVRDTSVTAVVFPCLYSILFIVALILNSLAAWIFFNIPSTSTFVVFLKNVVVADLLMTLTIPLRVLSDAGVGSWQLRAFYCRYSAVLFYITMYISILLLGLISLDRYLKIVKPFGKCPLQKVRVGQVLSAVVWVVMLSIALPNTILSDQPPKVSGGRLKCTSMKSRAGLIWHEGINYFCQVVFWGTLALMVVCYTFISKKVYESYKASKSRSQAASRRTKAKVFVVVGVFFVCFAPFHFARVPYTLTQTGSLAGLCRAQNALYIAKETTLWLSATNVCLDPLIYVFLCKVFRKRLTATLCRRALPKGGMESPTATSTQLEMSQMAQSNKLTFNGLPQ; from the exons ATGAACACCACCCTGTCAAACACTTCAGTCGTCAGTAAGTGTGTCCGGGACACCAGTGTGACAGCTGTGGTGTTCCCCTGCCTGTACAGCATCCTCTTTATAGTCGCCCTGATACTGAATTCCCTGGCTGCCTGGATCTTCTTCAACATCCCCAGCACCTCGACGTTTGTCGTCTTTCTAAAAAATGTG GTGGTGGCTGACCTGCTGATGACTCTGACCATCCCTCTGAGAGTCTTGAGCGATGCAGGCGTGGGCTCCTGGCAGCTACGCGCCTTCTACTGCCGATACTCCGCGGTCCTCTTCTACATCACCATGTACATCAGCATCCTCTTGCTGGGCCTCATCAGCCTGGACCGCTACCTGAAGATCGTCAAGCCCTTTGGGAAGTGTCCGCTGCAGAAGGTGCGTGTGGGCCAGGTGCTGAGTGCCGTCGTCTGGGTGGTGATGTTATCTATAGCGTTACCCAACACCATTCTGAGTGACCAGCCGCCAAAGGTCTCTGGAGGCAGGCTGAAGTGCACCTCCATGAAGAGCAGAGCCGGCCTGATCTGGCATGAGGGAATCAACTACTTCTGTCAG gTGGTGTTCTGGGGCACTCTGGCCTTGATGGTGGTTTGCTACACGTTCATCAGCAAAAAGGTTTATGAGTCATACAAAGCCTCAAAGAGCAGGTCTCAAGCAGCCAGTCGCAGGACTAAAGCAAAGGTCtttgtggtggtgggggtgttTTTCGTCTGCTTCGCCCCCTTTCACTTTGCCCGTGTCCCCTACACTCTGACCCAAACCGGCAGCTTGGCGGGTTTATGCCGGGCACAGAATGCACTTTACATCGCCAAGGAAACCACCCTGTGGCTGTCGGCCACTAACGTATGTCTGGACCCGCTTATCTACGTGTTCCTGTGTAAAGTGTTCAGGAAGAGACTGACAGCCACACTCTGCCGAAGGGCGCTCCCCAAGGGTGGCATGGAGTCTCCCACGGCAACGTCAACTCAGCTGGAGATGTCACAAATGGCCCAAAGTAACAAACTAACATTTAACGGGCTGCCACAGTAA
- the LOC119031717 gene encoding trichohyalin-like, protein MRGKNSMKAEDYEDNTGESLDEMEEPEPPFEDWEEPEPPSEDWEEPEPLSEDWEEPEPLFEDWEEPEPLFEDWEEREPLCEDREESTPLCEDREESTPLCEDREESEPLCEDREESEPLFEDLEESEPLFEDREESEPLFEDLEESEPLFEDREESEPLFEDREESEPLFEDREESEPLSEELEESTPLFEDLEESEPLSEDREESEPLFEETRTIASALKKTEDLLETERLCWQMEKISLLKAHRQETEKLTSALKKAEDSLETERLCWQREKISQLEEHRKEMLREAKEAVERSQASHQAQLEEHREETRKITSALRMAEDLLETERLCWLQEKLSLLEETQNLTALCLAQLDEQKCKNKTLAAALRNVEQRLESHQVEWQEEKTSLIQATEDFKRTVHDMQEEAKEAVERSQASHQAQLQEHREETRKITSALRMAEDLLETERLCWLQEKLSLLEETQNLTALCLAQLDEQKCKNKTLAAALRNVEQRLESHQVEWQEEKTSLIQATEDFKQTVHDMQEEAKEAVERSQASHQAQLEEHREETRKITSALRMAEDLLETERLCWLQEKLSLLEETQNLTALCLAQLDEQKCENKTLAAALRNVEQRLESHQAEWEEEKTSLIQATEDLRKTLQDKEQEWEEKESSMKSQLEDLLSKRRRKRNWFRRLFCLA, encoded by the exons ATGAGAGGAAAGAATAGCATGAAGGCTGAAGACTACGAAGATAATACCGGAGAGTCACTGGATGAGAtggag GAACCTGAACCTCCCTTTGAGGACTGGGAGGAACCTGAACCTCCCTCTGAGGACTGGGAGGAACCtgaacctctctctgaggactgGGAGGAACCTGAACCTCTCTTTGAGGACTGGGAGGAACCTGAACCTCTCTTTGAGGACTGGGAGGAACGCGAACCTCTCTGTGAAGACCGGGAGGAATCCACACCTCTCTGTGAAGACCGGGAGGAATCCACACCTCTCTGTGAGGACCgggaggaatccgaacctctctGTGAGGACCgggaggaatccgaacctctctttgaggacctggaggaatccgaacctctctTTGAGGACCGGGAGGAGTCCGAACCTCTCTttgaggacctggaggaatccgaacctctctTTGAGGACCGGGAGGAGTCCGAACCTCTCTTTGAGGACCGGGAGGAGTCCGAACCTCTCTTTGAGGACCGGGAGGAGtccgaacctctctctgaggagctggaggaatCCACACCTCTCTttgaggacctggaggaatccgaacctctctctgaggaccgggaggaatccgaacctctGTTTGAAGAAACCAGGACGATCGCATCTGCcctgaaaaagacagaggatCTTTTGGAGACTGAGCGCCTCTGCTGGCAGATGGAGAAAATCTCTCTGCTTAAAGCGCACAGACAGGAAACCGAGAAGCTCACATCTGCCCTTAAAAAGGCAGAAGATTCTCTGGAGACTGAGCGCCTCTgctggcagagggagaaaatctCCCAGCTTGAGGAGCACAGAAAAGAAATGCTACGGGAAGCAAAGGAGGCTgtggaaagatctcaggcttcccatcaagcccagcttgaggagcacagagaggaaaccaggaagatcaCATCTGCCCTGAGAATGGCAGAAGAtcttctggagactgagcgcctctgctggctgcaggagaaactctcactgctggaggagacaCAGAACTTAACAGCTCTCTGTCTggctcagctggatgagcagaaatgcaagaacaaaaccctcgcagctgctctgaggaatgttGAACAGAGGCTGGAGAGTCACCAGGTGGaatggcaggaggaaaagacatccctcattcaggccacagaGGACTTCAAGCGGACTGTGCATGATATGCaagaggaagcaaaggaggctgtggaaagatctcaggcttCCCATCAAGCCCAGCTtcaggagcacagagaggaaaccaggaagatcaCATCTGCCCTGAGAATGGCAGAAGAtcttctggagactgagcgcctctgctggctgcaggagaaactctcactgctggaggagacaCAGAACTTAACAGCTCTCTGTCTggctcagctggatgagcagaaatgcaagaacaaaaccctcgcagctgctctgaggaatgttGAACAGAGGCTGGAGAGTCACCAGGTGGaatggcaggaggaaaagacatccctcattcaggccacagaGGACTTCAAGCAGACTGTGCATGATATGCaagaggaagcaaaggaggctgtggaaagatctcaggcttcccatcaagcccagcttgaggagcacagagaggaaaccaggaagatcaCATCTGCCCTGAGAATGGCAGAAGAtcttctggagactgagcgcctctgctggctgcaggagaaactctcactgctggaggagacaCAGAACTTAACAGCTCTCTGTCTggctcagctggatgagcagaaatgtgagAATAAAACCCTcgcagctgctctgaggaatgttGAACAGAGGCTGGAGAGTCACCAGGCGGAAtgggaggaggaaaagacatccctcattcaggccacagaGGATCTCCGGAAGACGCTGCAGGATAAGGagcaggagtgggaggagaaagaaagctcCATGAAGTCCCAGCTGGAAGATCTCctgagcaagaggaggagaaagaggaattGGTTCAGGAGGTTATTCTGTTTGGCCTGA
- the mfsd1 gene encoding major facilitator superfamily domain-containing protein 1 isoform X1, with product MADYEERRSLLGEEDEGLSGGRPAASGPGRPLPPICDPSHFLHRVVVLVFMCFLGFGSYFCYDNPAALQTEFIQDLDLNTAKFMQLYAWYSWPNVVLCFFGGFLIDRVFGIRLGTIIFSLFVCVGQVIFATGALMNHFWLCEVGRFVFGIGGESLAVAQNTYAVNWFKGKELNLVFGLQLSMARLGSTVNMNIMGWVYGKVADSVGSPGHTTLGASLMIAAVTCLFSLVCALVLGFLDKRAEKILHKEEGKTGEVIKLTDVKDFPFTLWLIFFICVGYYVAVFPFIGLGQVFFIEKYNFSPAEARAVNSIVYIISAPASPVLGFMVDKTGRNVVWVIIAVVTTLIAHMMLAFTFWNPWIAMSLLGVSYSLLACALWPMVAFVVPEHQLGTAYGFMQSIQNLGLALIAMAAGAILDVRGYLFLEVFFSTCICFALMAVVTLYFVDYLKGGDLNRSASARAKLQKEATSDAEMKRRPSKPTEGDFARLTPMSAFGLRNRYLSRLGAQLPDHCSTHLSSLAHRSVLK from the exons ATGGCGGACTACGAAGAGCGGCGTAGCCTGCtgggagaggaggacgagggtcTGTCCGGCGGCAGACCCGCGGCCAGCGGACCCGGCAGACCGCTGCCGCCTATCTGCGACCCGAGCCACTTCCTGCACCGAGTGGTCGTCCTGGTGTTTATGTGCTTCCTGGGATTCG GAAGCTACTTCTGTTATGACAACCCGGCTGCACTTCAGACAGAATTCATCCAG gacctggacctgaacacTGCGAAGTTCATGCAGCTGTACGCCTGGTACTCCTGGCCCAATGTGGTTCTCTGCTTCTTTGGGGGATTCCTTATAGACCGGGTGTTTGGCATCAG gCTGGGAACTATTatcttttccctctttgtctgTGTCGGGCAG GTAATATTTGCCACCGGAGCTTTGATGAATCATTTCTGGCTGTGTGAAGTTGGACGGTTTGTGTTTgg TATCGGAGGAGAGTCCTTGGCTGTGGCTCAGAACACGTATGCAGTCAACTGGTTCAAAGGAAAGGAGCTAAATCTGGTGTTTGGCCTTCAGCTGAGCATGGCTCGACTG GGCAGCACAGTGAACATGAACATCATGGGCTGGGTGTACGGCAAAGTGGCAGACAGCGTCGGCTCTCCTGGACACACTACACTCGGTGCATCGCTCATGATAG CTGCTGTAACCTGCCTGTTTTCACTGGTCTGTGCCTTGGTGTTGGGGTTCCTTGACAAAAGAGCTGAGAAAATCCTCcacaaagaagaaggaaaaacag GTGAAGTGATCAAGCTGACAGACGTTAAAGACTTCCCCTTCACTCTGTGGCTCATCTTCTTCATTTGTGTGGGATACTACGTCGCCGTTTTCCCCTTTATTGGACTGGGACA ggTGTTCTTCATCGAAAAGTACAACTTCTCCCCAGCTGAAGCCAGAGCTGTCAACAG CATCGTCTACATCATCTCAGCCCCTGCATCTCCAGTTCTGGGCTTTATGGTTGATAAGACAGGGAGGAATGTGGTTTGGGTGATAATAGCCGTGGTCACCACCCTCATCGCTCACATGATGCTGGCCTTCACCTTCTGGAACCCATGGATCGCCATG TCCCTGCTGGGTGTCTCCTACTCCTTACTGGCCTGTGCACTGTGGCCCATGGTGGCCTTTGTGGTACCGGAGCATCAGCTGGGGACGGCCTACGGCTT CATGCAGTCAATCCAGAACCTGGGACTTGCTCTCATCGCCATGGCAGCAGGAGCCATCCTGGACGTCAGAGGATACCTGTTTTTGGAAGTGTTTTTCTCCACCTGCATCTGCT TTGCACTGATGGCGGTAGTGACGCTGTACTTTGTGGATTATCTCAAAG GAGGAGATTTGAACCGGTCTGCCTCAGCCAGAGCCAAACTCCAGAAAGAAGCCACTTCAGACGCAGA GATGAAAAGACGACCCAGTAAGCCGACGGAGGGTGATTTCGCTAGACTAACACCCATGTCTGCTTTTGGCTTACGCAACCGGTACCTCTCCAGGCTGGGCGCAcag ctcccAGACCACTGTTCCACCCATCTGTCATCACTCGCTCACAGGAGTGTACTGAAGTGA
- the mfsd1 gene encoding major facilitator superfamily domain-containing protein 1 isoform X2, with translation MADYEERRSLLGEEDEGLSGGRPAASGPGRPLPPICDPSHFLHRVVVLVFMCFLGFGSYFCYDNPAALQTEFIQDLDLNTAKFMQLYAWYSWPNVVLCFFGGFLIDRVFGIRLGTIIFSLFVCVGQVIFATGALMNHFWLCEVGRFVFGIGGESLAVAQNTYAVNWFKGKELNLVFGLQLSMARLGSTVNMNIMGWVYGKVADSVGSPGHTTLGASLMIAAVTCLFSLVCALVLGFLDKRAEKILHKEEGKTGEVIKLTDVKDFPFTLWLIFFICVGYYVAVFPFIGLGQVFFIEKYNFSPAEARAVNSIVYIISAPASPVLGFMVDKTGRNVVWVIIAVVTTLIAHMMLAFTFWNPWIAMSLLGVSYSLLACALWPMVAFVVPEHQLGTAYGFMQSIQNLGLALIAMAAGAILDVRGYLFLEVFFSTCICFALMAVVTLYFVDYLKGGDLNRSASARAKLQKEATSDAE, from the exons ATGGCGGACTACGAAGAGCGGCGTAGCCTGCtgggagaggaggacgagggtcTGTCCGGCGGCAGACCCGCGGCCAGCGGACCCGGCAGACCGCTGCCGCCTATCTGCGACCCGAGCCACTTCCTGCACCGAGTGGTCGTCCTGGTGTTTATGTGCTTCCTGGGATTCG GAAGCTACTTCTGTTATGACAACCCGGCTGCACTTCAGACAGAATTCATCCAG gacctggacctgaacacTGCGAAGTTCATGCAGCTGTACGCCTGGTACTCCTGGCCCAATGTGGTTCTCTGCTTCTTTGGGGGATTCCTTATAGACCGGGTGTTTGGCATCAG gCTGGGAACTATTatcttttccctctttgtctgTGTCGGGCAG GTAATATTTGCCACCGGAGCTTTGATGAATCATTTCTGGCTGTGTGAAGTTGGACGGTTTGTGTTTgg TATCGGAGGAGAGTCCTTGGCTGTGGCTCAGAACACGTATGCAGTCAACTGGTTCAAAGGAAAGGAGCTAAATCTGGTGTTTGGCCTTCAGCTGAGCATGGCTCGACTG GGCAGCACAGTGAACATGAACATCATGGGCTGGGTGTACGGCAAAGTGGCAGACAGCGTCGGCTCTCCTGGACACACTACACTCGGTGCATCGCTCATGATAG CTGCTGTAACCTGCCTGTTTTCACTGGTCTGTGCCTTGGTGTTGGGGTTCCTTGACAAAAGAGCTGAGAAAATCCTCcacaaagaagaaggaaaaacag GTGAAGTGATCAAGCTGACAGACGTTAAAGACTTCCCCTTCACTCTGTGGCTCATCTTCTTCATTTGTGTGGGATACTACGTCGCCGTTTTCCCCTTTATTGGACTGGGACA ggTGTTCTTCATCGAAAAGTACAACTTCTCCCCAGCTGAAGCCAGAGCTGTCAACAG CATCGTCTACATCATCTCAGCCCCTGCATCTCCAGTTCTGGGCTTTATGGTTGATAAGACAGGGAGGAATGTGGTTTGGGTGATAATAGCCGTGGTCACCACCCTCATCGCTCACATGATGCTGGCCTTCACCTTCTGGAACCCATGGATCGCCATG TCCCTGCTGGGTGTCTCCTACTCCTTACTGGCCTGTGCACTGTGGCCCATGGTGGCCTTTGTGGTACCGGAGCATCAGCTGGGGACGGCCTACGGCTT CATGCAGTCAATCCAGAACCTGGGACTTGCTCTCATCGCCATGGCAGCAGGAGCCATCCTGGACGTCAGAGGATACCTGTTTTTGGAAGTGTTTTTCTCCACCTGCATCTGCT TTGCACTGATGGCGGTAGTGACGCTGTACTTTGTGGATTATCTCAAAG GAGGAGATTTGAACCGGTCTGCCTCAGCCAGAGCCAAACTCCAGAAAGAAGCCACTTCAGACGCAGA atga
- the LOC119008685 gene encoding P2Y purinoceptor 3-like, which produces MDRFQICPVTSEYQRLLLPVSYSLVFLLGLGLNGALLWCVCRRTRRWSSTVIYLTNLAVADLLYVLSLPVLIVSNAMGGLWPFGNLICKSVRFFFYVNLHCSMMFLTCISVHRFIGVCFPIAAVRIRTRKVARFASGSVWILATTEIAPTLAFAHTGVINNRTVCFEMTDPAQFKAYFPYGLFLAIVGFLIPFLVVITCYLSMMKVLYCRAADSICNARTARTRNKSLCTLLAVCSMFVVCFVPYHVARTVYLFVRVYMPEDCELVNVVMISFKVWKPVVSFNSCANPLLYFFGSGSHRQKVRAWLWRRRKRVQPSVCVLEAGSTNRSGG; this is translated from the coding sequence ATGGATCGCTTCCAAATCTGCCCAGTGACCAGCGAGTACCAGAGGCTCCTTCTCCCGGTCTCCTACAGCCTCGTCTTCCTCCTGGGCCTGGGTCTGAACGGCGCCCTGCTGTGGTGCGTCTGCCGCCGGACGCGCCGCTGGAGCAGCACGGTCATCTACCTGACCAACCTGGCCGTGGCGGACCTCCTGTACGTGCTCAGCTTGCCCGTCCTCATCGTCAGCAACGCCATGGGGGGCCTGTGGCCCTTCGGCAACCTCATCTGCAAGAGCGTCCGGTTCTTCTTCTACGTCAACCTCCACTGCAGCATGATGTTCCTCACCTGCATCAGCGTGCACCGCTTCATCGGAGTGTGCTTCCCCATCGCCGCCGTGCGCATCAGGACCAGGAAAGTCGCCCGCTTTGCGTCAGGATCAGTTTGGATCCTGGCCACCACGGAGATTGCACCCACGCTCGCTTTTGCGCACACGGGGGTGATCAACAACAGGACCGTGTGCTTCGAAATGACCGACCCGGCGCAGTTTAAAGCTTACTTCCCCTACGGATTGTTTCTGGCCATAGTGGGGTTTCTGATCCCCTTCCTCGTCGTCATCACCTGTTACCTCTCCATGATGAAGGTGCTGTACTGCAGGGCCGCGGACAGCATCTGCAACGCCAGGACCGCCCGTACGCGCAACAAGTCCCTGTGCACCCTCCTGGCCGTGTGCTCCATGTTCGTGGTGTGTTTCGTGCCCTACCACGTCGCCCGGACCGTCTACCTGTTCGTGAGGGTCTACATGCCCGAGGACTGCGAGCTCGTGAACGTCGTCATGATCTCCTTCAAAGTGTGGAAGCCCGTGGTGAGCTTCAACAGCTGCGCGAACCCCCTGCTGTACTTCTTCGGCTCCGGGAGCCACCGGCAGAAGGTGAGGGCctggctgtggaggaggaggaagagggtgcagcccagcgtgtgtgtgttggaggcgGGAAGCACCAACAGGTCCGGAGGGTAG